TCTCATTATAGGTTTGATGCTTtcgaagttttttttttcttttgtggccATTTAATGTCAGTCAGAAACACCAGAGAAGTTGATTAGGGTACATGGTTTTAAAGGGCACATATGATTGATTGCAACCAAATGGTTGAGCTGGGAATCACATAAAATAAGGAATTACTCAAACACTCTTGactcttgtaatttttttgtatttatttatttatttatttatttatttatttatttatttatttatttatttatttatttatctggcGTTTACATTGAAAATGGACTTAACCAGACGTTTTGTCAATTAGCAcaggaattattttaattgtccTATATGCCGTGAATAACAGGACAGACCAATAAAGTTGCTGTGATCATTTGGAGGCTTGAagaatagcatttttttttttttttggtgtgtgcttttttgtgccttttttttgtgttcCCCGTAAAATCAGAGTGAACTCAAAATCTCTACAttgtcttttttctattttgctgCTTATTTTTATGCGTAGTCTGGAAAAGTTTTGTACTTCTTTCTACATCCTGACAGACCGACAAACAAGCTCAGATTGCGTGGTCCTTAATTGGATTCAGGAGGAATAGGATCATTTTGGTGATCTGATTAATCACAAAGCgcgaactaaaaaaaaaaaaacaaacaaaaaaacaaaagaaagaaaaaaaagctagtCCACTTCATTCTtcaaatgtatatatataaataaataaatttacacataacttcaaaactaaaaaaaattaccatttTTACAAAACCAATTATTTAGTTACcctacaataataataataataataataataataataataataataataataataataataataataataataataataataataataataataactgaatTACCTGGTATCGTTGTAGACTACATCCAACCATTCACCGACTTGGCTCTTCATGTCTCCGGAGTTGGGATAGGGGGTTCTCAGCATACCGCCGGGATACCACTGCTCCGGGCGCACCACGCTCCCCTCGTATGGATTACAAATGAACGCCGCGTTCGGTCCAGACTCGTGTGCGTTCATGCACTGCCTGGACCCCCAGAACTGAGTGTTGTACCTTTTGTTGAAGGTGTACCCGCCGCCCCAGAAAGACCCCCAACCATCGTTTCCCTCGGACTTGATTTTGACGCTGTACTGGTCCGGCTGGTATCCGCCGGAGTCGCTCTCCGGGGCTTCCACGAAGTCCCGCACTCCTTCCTGAGGGTTGTAAGCCGCCCTGCATGGCCTCTCGTTGGCCGCCGCCGCCGTCGAAGTGTGAGCGTACTGGACTAAGTGGTCTGGGGCGTAAGGGCATGAAACGGTGCGGGCTGCGTTCAGGTGATCCGTGTCCTCAGCCTCGCACGGTGTAAAGTTTTGCGCGTTCACAGACGTCCGGCTGGAGGCGAGGTGATGAAAATGCGCAGGCGTCTCTGAACTTTTATACATCTTCACGGCTGACTTCTGGCCGTGCACAGGTCGCTCTTCCCGGTCGGGACACCTGTAAGTAATCTGGGTCTGGGCATCGGGGCAGCTCACAGCCGCGGCGTCCACCCCGAAAAAATACTCTCCGCTGATTTGGTCATTTGCCGCACATGGGGGGAGTGCGGCGTCCACGTCGCTCATGTCACTGGACTCCATGGTGAGACCCAAAGAAACGGACACTGCTCTGCACAGCTCTCTGGCTGTCTCTGAGATTGTGGCGCACGCAGAAAAGGATCTGGTGTCAGCGTTTAACAACTCCTcctgaggagcagcagctgtctGACAGCAGCGCGCCTCCATGTCACGGGCTGGCGGATTAACGCACCCAGACCCGCAGCTCCTGGCATTATTATCGGATTCGTCAAACCTGGCGTTTCCTGCGCAGCTTTTCGTGAAGCCGTCTGgattttcctcagttttttgCGCCATGCCGAGAGCTCTCACCGCGTCGCCTGCCTTTATTTTCTTAACCCCGGACCAAACGGAGCTGCAAGATAACTGTCGGCTGGTTTGGCTCATTTCCCAGAAAGAGTT
This window of the Gambusia affinis linkage group LG15, SWU_Gaff_1.0, whole genome shotgun sequence genome carries:
- the ar gene encoding androgen receptor, which encodes MSQTSRQLSCSSVWSGVKKIKAGDAVRALGMAQKTEENPDGFTKSCAGNARFDESDNNARSCGSGCVNPPARDMEARCCQTAAAPQEELLNADTRSFSACATISETARELCRAVSVSLGLTMESSDMSDVDAALPPCAANDQISGEYFFGVDAAAVSCPDAQTQITYRCPDREERPVHGQKSAVKMYKSSETPAHFHHLASSRTSVNAQNFTPCEAEDTDHLNAARTVSCPYAPDHLVQYAHTSTAAAANERPCRAAYNPQEGVRDFVEAPESDSGGYQPDQYSVKIKSEGNDGWGSFWGGGYTFNKRYNTQFWGSRQCMNAHESGPNAAFICNPYEGSVVRPEQWYPGGMLRTPYPNSGDMKSQVGEWLDVVYNDTRFEAGREHMFPMEFFFPPQRTCLICSDEASGCHYGALTCGSCKVFFKRAAEGKQKYLCASKNDCTIDKLRRKNCPSCRLKKCFEAGMTLGARKLKKIGQQKNPEEEHPGQEAPEVPHNMSPKSGPSLNSQMVFLNILESIEPEVVNAGHDCGQPDSAAGLLTSLNELGERQLVKVVKWAKGLPGFRNLHVDDQMTVIQQSWMGVMVFALVWRSYKNVNGRMLYFAPDLVFNEHRMQISTMYEHCMRMRHLSQEFVLLQITQEEFLCMKALLLFSIIPVEGLKSQKYFDELRLTYIKELDRLINYQMTTNCPQRFYQLTRLLDSLQMTVKKLHQFTFDLFVQAQSLHTKVSFPEMIGEIISVHVPKILAGLAKPILFHK